Below is a genomic region from Geothermobacter hydrogeniphilus.
AGATTGGCCGGCCGCAGCAGCAGAATGGCCAGAGCCAGCCGGTTTCGCTCACCTCCGGAGAGAACCCGAACCGGTTTTTCAACATCATCGCCGCTGAACAGGAAGCTGCCGAGGATATCGCGCAGGCGCGGCACCATGTCGAAGGGCGCAGCGGCGGAGATCTGCTGCAGAACCGTTTTGCCGGGATCGAGTACCCGGGCCTGATCCTGGGCGAAATAGGCCTGCTGCAGATTGTGGCCCTCGCTGCGGGTTCCCTGCGAAGGCGACTCAACCCCGGCCAGCAGACGCATCAGGGTCGACTTGCCGGCGCCGTTGGGTCCGACCAGGGCGATCCGTTCGCCGCGTTCAACCACCAGGTCAACATCCCGCAGGACCTGCAGTTCACCGTACCGTTGACCGGCCCGTTCCAGTTCCAGCACCACCCGACCGCTCTTGATCGGCGCGGGAAAGCGGAAGGCGATGCTTTTGCGTTGCGGCGGAATCTCGATCCGTTCGATCTTCTCCAGCTGCTTGACCCGGCTCTGCACCTGGGACGCCTTGTTGGCCTGGTAACGGAACCGGTTGATGAAAGCCTCGATGCGCGCCACCTCCTCATCCTGGCGACGCTTGGCCTCCCGCAACGCCCGGATGCGCTCATCACGCTGCACCAGGTAGCGCGAATAACTGCCCGGGTACTCGGTCAGGTGACTGTTCCAGAGTTCGACGATGCGGCTCACCACCTGGTCGAGAAAATAACGATCGTGCGACACCATCACCACCGCGTGGGGGTAGGCGCGCAGGTAACCCTCCAGCCAGTCGCGGGCCGGCAGGTCGAGGTGGTTGGTCGGCTCATCGAGCAGCAGCAGGTTCGGCCGCTGCAGCAGCAGCTTGGCCAGAGCGATACGCATCTGCCAGCCACCGGAAAACGTCTCGCAGGGTTTTTCCCAGTCCGCTTCGGAAAAGCCGAGTCCGGCCAGGACCTTGCCGACCTCGGCGGCCATGGTGTAACCGCCGCGCTGCTGATAGAGCTCCTGAACTTCAGCGAACCGCTCCAGGACCGCATCGTCAGCCCCGTCGGCAAGACGCTGCTGCAGTCGTTCGAGTTCGTTCTCCAGCGACAGCAGCTCGGAAAGGGCGCTGCGGACTTCCTCGAACAGGGTCCGGCCGCTGTGTTCAAGTCCATCCTGCGGCAGGTAACCGTAGCTGGTCCCTTTCGCCATCTGCAGGGATCCGCCGTCAGGCTCGACCTGTCCGGCAAGAATCTTCAGCAGGGTCGTTTTTCCGGCGCCGTTATCGCCGCATAGACCGATCCGGTCACCGGGGCGAAGATGCAGATCCAGACCGGCGAAAAGAACCCGGTCGGCAAAATTCTTCCTGATTTGTCTCAATTGCAGCATCCGGCTTTTATAGCACAGGCCTTGACCCTCGGGAAACCTGTTACGGCTCTGATAGGCAGACGGATCGCCGGTGGCCGGGAACGATTCGGATACGGGCATCCCGACCGGGAACAAGAATTTTCCTGCAGAACACGTGAGAATTTGTTATATTGACCGGGTCGGACGCCCTGACCCTGAATCAGTGAGCCCCTTGTCGGCGAACAGCACAAGTCACTGATTCAGGCTGAAGGAACGGTTCGGCAAAGATCATCCCGACCGGTTGAGCCATGCTCCCGGACGGGAACAATTGTTCAGGTCCAATCAGGGGATGACAGGTGAAGCGACCCTGTCCGGCAGCCTCAGGGGCTGCAGCCGTCTTCGGACGGACAACCAGTTTGCGATGATCCCGCGGGGTCATCGGAAGGATTTTCATAATGATCAAGAAGATGTTGGTGAATGCCAGCAACCCGGAAGAAAACCGGGTGGCCATCGTCGAGGACGGTGTGCTGTCCGAACTCGACATCGAAATTACCGGGCGGGAACAGACCAAGGGTAATATCTACAAGGCGGCGGTGGTCCGGGTTGAAACCGGGCTGCAGGCCGCCTTCGTCGATTATGGAGCGGAACGGCTCGGTTTCCTGCAGCTCGGGGAAATCCATCCTTCTCTTTACCCGCAGCGCGACGAGCAGGAAAGCAAGTCACGCCCGCGCATCAACGAAATTCTCCATCGCGGCCAGGAAATCCTGGTGCAGATCACCAAGGAAGAACGGGGCAACAAGGGCGCGGCGCTGACCACCTTTCTCTCCCTGCCCGGCCGCTATATGGTGCTGATGCCGGATGACGATGCCCGCGGCATCTCCCGCAAGATCCCCGACGGCGCCGAGCGCAAGGCCCTGCGGGCCGCCATCTCCGACCTGGAGCTGCCGACGAACATGGGTTACATCATTCGTACCGCGGCCATCGGCAAATCAGCGGACGAACTCAAACGCGACCTCGACTACCTGCTGCGGCTGTACGAAAATATCAGCGCCCATGCCGAAAAATGCAGCGCCCCGGCCCTGATCTACCAGGAATCGAACCTGGTGATCCGCTCCATTCGCGATTACTTCACCCGGGAAATGGACGAAGTCCTGATCGACGACCCGCAGGTCTACAACGAAGCGCGGGAATTCTTTGCCCAGGTGATGCCCGACTACCTGCGGATTGTCAAACTTCACCAGGAACAGCGACCGATCTTTTCCAAGTACCAGATCGAAGAACAGATCGACACCATTTCCCAGAACCAGGTCAACCTCCCCTCCGGCGGCTCGATCGTCATCGACCAGACCGAGGCGCTGGTCGCCATCGATGTCAACTCCGGCAAAATGGCCAGCGAGAAAGGCATCGAAGCGACCGCCTACAAGACCAACCTCGAAGCGGCCGATGAAGTGGCCCGACAGCTGCGGTTGCGCGACCTTGGCGGCCTGATCGTCATCGATTTCATCGACATGCGCGACCGCAAGCACGGTCGGGAGGTCGAGAAGCGTCTCAAGAACGCACTCAGCGGGGACAAGGCCCGCGTCACCGTCGGCCGCATCAGCCAGTTCGGCCTGATGGAAATGAGCCGCCAGCGGATCAAGGCGACCCTCGCCGCGGCCGCCTGGCACACCTGCCCGCACTGCCAGGGACGGGGCAAGGTCAAGAGTACCGAAGCCCAGGCGGTGGCCATCATGCGCAAAATCCACGCCGGTGTGGCCAAGAAGCAGATCGGCCGGGTCGAGGCGGCAATCCCCTCCGAGGTCGCCGAGTACCTGCTCAACACCCGGCGGGAAGAGCTGCTGGACATGGAACGCCGCTACAACACCAGCATCTACCTCAAGGGCGAAGCGGAACTGGTTGCCGAAGAGGTCAAGCTCGAATTCATCAAGCGTGAAAAACAGGCAGCAACCAATGGCGATGCCGCCGCCCCGGTAACCGCCGCCGCGGCACTGGCCGAAACCGCGGCCGACGCCGAAGAGAACGAAGGACGACGACGCGGAGATTCTTCCGAAGAACCTCAAGAAGAAGCGGAGCTGTCCGAAACCGGGTCCGGCACAACCGAAGATGAGGGTGAAGCCGCCACCGAAACGCCGCGTCGCTCCCGTCGGCGTCGGCGGCGGGGACGCCGCGGCGGAGCACGCAGCGGCAGCAGGGACAACGAGCAGGCGGCAACCGAAAATGATCCGCAGCCGACTACGGAAACCGTCGATGGTGAAACAACCGGAGACGCCGACGAGCAGAAATCCGCCGAATCGGAATCGGTCGCGGAGACAGAGGAGAAACCGAGCCGGTCGCGTCGTTCCCGCTCGCGAAGAAAAAAACCGGCGACTGACGCCGGCCAGGAGACTGCGCCCGCCAGCGGGGACACTTCCGCCGAATCCACCGATGACAACATGACGGCGCCGGGGGATGCCGCCCCGGCAGAGACAGCAGAAACGGAAACGGCTGCGACACCTCCCAAGCGACGCCGTAGCCGTAAAAAGGCCACTGAAGAGCAGGCCGGAGGAGAGGCAGACCAGTCGACCAAAGACCAGTCGGCCGCAGCCGAGCCCCCGCCCGAACCGGCGCGGAAAAGAAGACGCCCAGCCAAAGCGGCCGCCGGGGAGGAAAAGGAAACGCAGCCCGAACAGACACCGGCACCGACCGGGGAAGCGGAGGGCAAACCGAAACGCCGCCGCTCCAGTCGCAAACCGGCCGCCGCGGAGGACAACAAGGACACCGCGGAAACAGCAGCCGCGACTCCTGAAACGACGGTCGAAGAAAAACCGAAACGCCGCCGCAGCCCGCGCAAGAAGGCCACCGAGACCGAGACAACAGCCACCGGACAACCGCCGGAAGAGGCGCCGGAGGCCGAGTCCGCCAAACCGAAGCGCCGCGCCAGCCGCAAGAAGGCAACGGAACCGGCTGCCCCGGAAGAGACCGCGGCCACCGTGGAAACGAAAAAAACCCGTCGCCCCGCGGCACGCAAAAAGGCCGCTGAACAACCGGCTGCTGACGACAGCGCCCCCGCCGAGCCCACGGCCAAACCGAAACGTAAACCCGCGGCACGCAAAAAAGCCACTCCGGCTCCATCAGAACCGACAGCGACCGACACCCCGACTGCCGAAACGGAGAAACCGAAACCACGCCGCCGCGCGACAAAGAAGAAGACCGAACCCGATCAGGATTGAGCCCGGCAACCAGCAACAGAACGAAGCGGTCGAAAAAATGTTTCCCAGGCTGAGCAAAAATGTCCAGATGCAAGGCGTCCGCCCCCCGCGGAATAAGGCGTACCGGAAGGTACGTCGTTGACGCGGGGGGAAGGACAACGCCGCAGATGGGCGTTTTTCATCAGCCTGCTGAACGAAGAATGAAACCGCAGGCGTAGCGGCAGCTATCGAGGATTGAAGACTTCAGTTCAACGCCGCAGATGCGTGCGTATCGACCGCCTACCCCTTAAGCCGTTTCAGCCACCCGGCCTTCTTCGCCACATACCTCTCCACCCGGTTGCGTCCGCCCTCTTTGGCGGCGTAGAGAGCGGTGTCGGCCTGCTCGATCAGCAGATTCCTGCCGGCGTTCACATCAACCGGGTCATAAGCGGCAACCCCGAAACTGGCTGTCACCGAATATCGCTCTCCGCCATTGTCGAATTCATGCCCGGCGGTCGTCTGGCGCAGCTTTTCCGCTACCACCAGCGCCTCATCGACATCGGTTTCGGGCAGAATAACAATGAACTCCTCGCCCCCGTAGCGCGCCAGCAGGTCATAATCCCGCAGCTGTTCTCCCCAGATCCGGCAGGCCTCTTTAAGGACGAAATCACCCGCCTGGTGACCGTAAAAATCATTGATGTTCTTGAACTTGTCCAGATCAATCATGATCAGGCTGAGGCCCCGCCCGGTACGTACCGCGCGATTCATCTCCCTGTTCAGGCTCTCCTGGAAATAGCGATGATTGAAGATCCCGGTCAGCCCGTCGAGATTGGCGATCTGTTCCAGGTAACGGTTTTTTTCCTCCAGTTCCGCGTTCAGTCGTTCCAGTTCGAGCTTGGCTTCGACCAGCTCCCGGTTGACCTGCTCGTAGGACATGTTGAGCGTGGCCAACTCAATATTCGCCCGTTGCAGGATTTCCGGAACCGATGGCGTT
It encodes:
- a CDS encoding Rne/Rng family ribonuclease is translated as MIKKMLVNASNPEENRVAIVEDGVLSELDIEITGREQTKGNIYKAAVVRVETGLQAAFVDYGAERLGFLQLGEIHPSLYPQRDEQESKSRPRINEILHRGQEILVQITKEERGNKGAALTTFLSLPGRYMVLMPDDDARGISRKIPDGAERKALRAAISDLELPTNMGYIIRTAAIGKSADELKRDLDYLLRLYENISAHAEKCSAPALIYQESNLVIRSIRDYFTREMDEVLIDDPQVYNEAREFFAQVMPDYLRIVKLHQEQRPIFSKYQIEEQIDTISQNQVNLPSGGSIVIDQTEALVAIDVNSGKMASEKGIEATAYKTNLEAADEVARQLRLRDLGGLIVIDFIDMRDRKHGREVEKRLKNALSGDKARVTVGRISQFGLMEMSRQRIKATLAAAAWHTCPHCQGRGKVKSTEAQAVAIMRKIHAGVAKKQIGRVEAAIPSEVAEYLLNTRREELLDMERRYNTSIYLKGEAELVAEEVKLEFIKREKQAATNGDAAAPVTAAAALAETAADAEENEGRRRGDSSEEPQEEAELSETGSGTTEDEGEAATETPRRSRRRRRRGRRGGARSGSRDNEQAATENDPQPTTETVDGETTGDADEQKSAESESVAETEEKPSRSRRSRSRRKKPATDAGQETAPASGDTSAESTDDNMTAPGDAAPAETAETETAATPPKRRRSRKKATEEQAGGEADQSTKDQSAAAEPPPEPARKRRRPAKAAAGEEKETQPEQTPAPTGEAEGKPKRRRSSRKPAAAEDNKDTAETAAATPETTVEEKPKRRRSPRKKATETETTATGQPPEEAPEAESAKPKRRASRKKATEPAAPEETAATVETKKTRRPAARKKAAEQPAADDSAPAEPTAKPKRKPAARKKATPAPSEPTATDTPTAETEKPKPRRRATKKKTEPDQD
- the abc-f gene encoding ribosomal protection-like ABC-F family protein yields the protein MLQLRQIRKNFADRVLFAGLDLHLRPGDRIGLCGDNGAGKTTLLKILAGQVEPDGGSLQMAKGTSYGYLPQDGLEHSGRTLFEEVRSALSELLSLENELERLQQRLADGADDAVLERFAEVQELYQQRGGYTMAAEVGKVLAGLGFSEADWEKPCETFSGGWQMRIALAKLLLQRPNLLLLDEPTNHLDLPARDWLEGYLRAYPHAVVMVSHDRYFLDQVVSRIVELWNSHLTEYPGSYSRYLVQRDERIRALREAKRRQDEEVARIEAFINRFRYQANKASQVQSRVKQLEKIERIEIPPQRKSIAFRFPAPIKSGRVVLELERAGQRYGELQVLRDVDLVVERGERIALVGPNGAGKSTLMRLLAGVESPSQGTRSEGHNLQQAYFAQDQARVLDPGKTVLQQISAAAPFDMVPRLRDILGSFLFSGDDVEKPVRVLSGGERNRLALAILLLRPANLLLLDEPTNHLDLASKEVLLTALKSYSGTMVFVSHDRYFVDSLATRVIEVGGGRIASWPGNYEDFLRAKAALGDSSHSRQRVEQHLDTVVPADTADKDARRKAHAERKAAQRAEQKRRRELAEVEAEIERLEGELGEFEQLMADPDLYRDQQRWREVSTRYERLKDQVAELYQRWEGLQLEESA